A region of the Oscillatoria sp. FACHB-1406 genome:
AGAAACCCGTGCTGCTTCCTGCTAAACTAGATTCAAGATTTTGAGGCACGGTCACGCTAATCTGATAAATGCTGCGATCGACCCAATAGAGGCGATTGATAGCAATATAAGGGCGATTATTAGAAGTGGTTTGTAGCTTAATTTCTCGCCCTGGATAACTGCCCAGCATCACCACGCGATCCTGTAACATTTCACCGTTCGTTTGCTGCAAAATTTGATTTTGCATCGCGCTCAAAAACTGCTCGCGATCGATTTTACTGGTATCAAGGCTGTTGGGAAAATCGATGCGCGTCACTAAGTAGCGCACCGTATCATCATACCGCTCGACGAAGTAGCCGACGATCGCAACGGGGGCATCATTAATCGTCGTACTCGCCGCTGTCGCCTTCGGTTCACCCGGCATTAAAATCGTAAAATCGCCTCCCGGCGAGGTAAACCGCCGCCACACTGACTGGGCAATTTCTAAAGTCTCGAACGTCGTTGCAGTTGAGGGCGCACTTTTTAGCGAACTTGCGAAACAGGGCGCATTTCCGAAAAGCAACGTCAAAATCAGGGCGGGGGAAACAATACGCAATTTCACGATCGATTTGCAACTGAAGTCTATAGCAGATTAGCGGCTTGACGGTCTGCCGTCAAGGAGCAAACTCAGATGACGGTAGAGAGCGGGGTTTGCCCGTTCTTCCACATCAAAAAGAACGAATTGTGTAACGAATTGCGTAAGTTCCGAAAAAACTCTAGCATCTTTTCAATTCATTTGTTTTACTAAGACGATCGCGCTTTCATTCCTTCTTTCGTTGGTTAAAACCCTATCAATATCGGGCGAGTATTCCAGGCTTTCTGGTCAAATCTACTGAACCGTCCGAGTGTTCGCGGCTGTCGCTCGCGTTCGGAATTTTTTTGGAGTGCTTTCGCTCCTTGCAGGGATTAGAGTTCAATAAGGGCGCGATCGGATAGCTTCTACCTGCTGCAAACCTTGATTATTTTAGAGAAATTAAGCCAATGCCTACTAAAACCTTTAAAAAACTTGCTTTGACGGCTGCGGGAACAGCGCTGCTGAGTCTGGGAGTCGGGGAAGTTGCCCGTGCTGCTACGATCGCGAACGGAACGATCTTCGATGACGATGCGGGGAATGTAACCGTGGATTACTGGAACTTACAGGTTAATACAGCCGGTGCGATCGAAATCGACGCTCTCTCCTTCGGCGTTCTTAAAGGCGATAGTTTGATATTGACTGGAAAAAGTAGTCTCGATACCTACTTGAGACTATACGAGTTTGATGCGAAGGGAAGTTTAGGACTGTTGGGAAATTTTGTTGCAGAGAATGACGATTCTAATGGAGTTGCAGATGGCTCTATATTTGGTGAAGATTCTTTCTTATCGGTGAATCTAGGTTTGGGCAATTACGTTCTGGCAATCAGCGATTTCCTGTTTAGCGATTCGGAAGCTCGGCGGGGAGTTAACAATGATTGGGATTGGGAAGCATTTGACGGAACATTTGGGAAATATCAACTCACCTTTAAGGGGGATGTGACGGTGACTCGACAAACATCCGTTCCCGAACCGACTTCTGTCGTTGGTTTAGCGGCGATGGGCGCGCTGGGTGCAGGTTCGATTCTTAAGCGCAAAAAGAAGGGGAATGCTGATAACAATATATAGCAATTAAAAATTAAAAATTAAAAATCAAGAAAATTAGATCTATTAGGGGTTTCACCCCTCAAGATGTGTCGTCCGAACTCGGAGAATTGGTATTAGGAGAGCGTAATTTTGTTTTCGGTAATCTTCAACGCGCAACTTCAACAAAACTTAGCGCAGGGAACATTACGATCGCGTCGTCGATTTGGGAGCGGGTTTGATTTCCAACGCCGCTTTCGGATAGGCAATCCGCTGATGGTTGTACTGCTGCCAAACCCGCACGAAAACATCGGCAACGAGCGGCAATTCTTCTAACTTCAAACCCGATTCAGCAAGTTGAAGATCGCGCCAGCGAGCGGTAAAAATCTTTTTGATTGTGGTTAAAGCAAGCTCCGGTGTCGCGTCTTGGAGCGATCGCAGCGCGGCTTCGCAAGCATCCGCCAGCATAACAATCCCCGTTTCTCGCGATTGCGGAACCGGTCCGGCGTAGCGAAAATCGGCTTCTGATACCGTTTTCCCCTCCTGCTGGGCGCGTTGCTGCGCTTGCAGGTAAAAATAAGAAATTAAAATCGTTCCTTGGTGTTCCGGGATAAAATCGCGAATGGCTTGAGGCAGATTATACCGGCGCGCGATCGCTAGTCCCTCACTGACGTGCTTTTTAATAATTTCCGCACTCTTCCAAGGGTCGTTAATTGTATCGTGTTTGTTGGGGCCGCCCATCTGATTTTCAATAAATCCCAGCGGATCGTGCATCTTGCCAATATCGTGGTATAGCGTACCGGCGCGCACCAGTTCGACGTTGGCGCGCAACTCGCGCGCGGCAGCTTCAGCTAGGGAAGCGACGAAGAGCGTATGCTGGAATGTACCGGGGGTTTCTGTCGCTAGCCGTTCGAGTAAGGCGCGATTGGGATTGGACAGTTCTGCCAATCGGATCGGCGTAACCAGATCGAACACTCGTTCTAAGTAAGGGGACAGCCCGAGGGCGACAATCCACCACGCCACGCCCGACAAACCGTAAATCAACGCTCCCGGCAATACCACCGTCCAAATCGTGCCGGGAGTGGCGCTGACAATCAAAGTAGCGAGCAGGTTAATGCTACCTTGCGTCAAGCCAATTGCACCGCCTAATAGCGCTAAGTCCTCGCGACTGCGCAACCGCCCCGCCACCAATGCAGCGACTAAACCCCCGGTGGCGCTGGGGATAATGTATTCCCAAGGGACGCTCGTTACGCCTTCTGGGGTGAGGGCGCTGAAAGCTGTCAAACCGCTCACTACGAGAACTTGCGCGATCGCGAGGGTCGGATGATAAAAGCTACTCGCTAATAAACCGATCGCGGCGAGATTGAGGTATTTAAAATTAAACTGTACCAGTAACGGGGTACTGATACTTAACAAACAGATGAGGATGCGATCGCGACTGCGCAGGCGCAAATTGAGGCGTTGCCGAACGAAAATCAGCAGCCCAAAGGAACTACTCGCCAAGAGCGCACTCAGCATCAGCCCCCGCCAATTCACGCCGCGCCGACTCAGTTTCAATTCATCGAGCAATACGAACTCCTGCCGTCCGATGAGTTCGCCTTCGCGCGCGATAATCTCTCCCTTTTTCACTTCGTAAATCGCAGGCTTGACTTTTCTCGCGGCTTGTGCTGCAAGGATTTTAG
Encoded here:
- a CDS encoding DVUA0089 family protein, translating into MPTKTFKKLALTAAGTALLSLGVGEVARAATIANGTIFDDDAGNVTVDYWNLQVNTAGAIEIDALSFGVLKGDSLILTGKSSLDTYLRLYEFDAKGSLGLLGNFVAENDDSNGVADGSIFGEDSFLSVNLGLGNYVLAISDFLFSDSEARRGVNNDWDWEAFDGTFGKYQLTFKGDVTVTRQTSVPEPTSVVGLAAMGALGAGSILKRKKKGNADNNI
- a CDS encoding HDIG domain-containing metalloprotein; the encoded protein is MKSWNALTEQIKGWHQRSQQGNGSLSKKLAFLESEKLRLKGSGKEALCSPTSRPHNSKIPAPAIAAFAILSLTSAIGYRFYNQPQLKEGTFAPKTLIASRDAVVEDIQTTEAKRKEAQTGIIPVLKIDSAIDQRIYERFDERIGEVDRLREIAGSVPFASESLLSLSNQQSLRRLDEKDWQAMVAAIRRNAAVPPAFGGLVVPEFSDGSAIAQLQAYARQAGSVQLEDAIARIEKARSQYKIALSTLEGKTEDSFAVGERQALLDIEDSAWESSKQVMRLALQRILVQGIPEGLPEQIQEQTALIHLSGEIPDGALETGVRSLLAVLEPNLTQDLDATKILAAQAARKVKPAIYEVKKGEIIAREGELIGRQEFVLLDELKLSRRGVNWRGLMLSALLASSSFGLLIFVRQRLNLRLRSRDRILICLLSISTPLLVQFNFKYLNLAAIGLLASSFYHPTLAIAQVLVVSGLTAFSALTPEGVTSVPWEYIIPSATGGLVAALVAGRLRSREDLALLGGAIGLTQGSINLLATLIVSATPGTIWTVVLPGALIYGLSGVAWWIVALGLSPYLERVFDLVTPIRLAELSNPNRALLERLATETPGTFQHTLFVASLAEAAARELRANVELVRAGTLYHDIGKMHDPLGFIENQMGGPNKHDTINDPWKSAEIIKKHVSEGLAIARRYNLPQAIRDFIPEHQGTILISYFYLQAQQRAQQEGKTVSEADFRYAGPVPQSRETGIVMLADACEAALRSLQDATPELALTTIKKIFTARWRDLQLAESGLKLEELPLVADVFVRVWQQYNHQRIAYPKAALEIKPAPKSTTRS